One genomic segment of Pedobacter endophyticus includes these proteins:
- a CDS encoding acyltransferase family protein, whose protein sequence is MSTIQSAQNLPKKQHFAILDGLRGIAAISVVIFHCIEFAAPDYHDNFVAHSYLAVDFFFCLSGFVIAYAYDTKLMRIGVWQFLKLRLIRLHPLIFVGAIIGLLAFVFDPFSNLYEQYGGFNTFLMFLSSVFLIPYPIVTERYFNIFHLNPPTWSLFWEYIASFFYAVLLFKIKNKTLWILTGLAALLLCYQAHRSTYLGVGWGGENFWGGGVRITFSFMAGMLVYRSKFVIRSRLGFFSLATLLALAFLFPYTGRFNRFIDPLIVICYFPLLILLGAGAKSLSQNHLRICNFAGNISYPLYIIHYPFLWIFLSYIEKTKPNMAEMRIIIGVGVVLLILLAQIVLTFVDIPIRKYLSKNVLINSKVMHNPKPHPVNV, encoded by the coding sequence ATGAGTACAATTCAATCAGCCCAAAATCTACCCAAAAAACAACATTTTGCAATTCTTGATGGCCTAAGAGGAATTGCAGCCATTTCTGTAGTCATTTTTCATTGTATAGAATTTGCTGCTCCAGATTATCACGATAATTTCGTAGCTCACAGCTATCTGGCTGTAGATTTTTTCTTTTGTCTCTCCGGATTTGTTATCGCCTACGCATACGATACCAAGCTAATGCGTATTGGGGTTTGGCAGTTTTTAAAATTGCGTTTAATTCGGCTCCACCCGCTTATTTTTGTAGGCGCCATTATTGGTTTGCTCGCTTTCGTTTTCGACCCGTTCAGTAATCTGTATGAACAATATGGTGGTTTTAACACCTTTCTAATGTTTTTATCTTCCGTATTCCTCATTCCTTATCCCATTGTAACCGAACGCTACTTCAATATTTTTCATCTTAATCCGCCAACATGGTCCTTGTTTTGGGAATATATTGCCAGCTTTTTTTATGCTGTGCTGTTGTTTAAAATAAAAAACAAAACCTTGTGGATATTAACCGGGCTTGCAGCTTTGCTTTTGTGTTACCAGGCCCATCGATCAACCTATCTGGGGGTAGGTTGGGGCGGTGAGAATTTTTGGGGCGGAGGTGTTAGAATCACCTTTTCTTTTATGGCGGGAATGCTTGTTTACCGTTCCAAATTCGTTATTCGTTCTCGTTTAGGCTTTTTCTCCTTAGCCACATTATTAGCACTTGCCTTCCTATTCCCTTATACCGGTCGGTTCAACCGTTTTATCGATCCCCTTATCGTAATCTGTTATTTTCCACTTCTTATTTTATTGGGTGCAGGAGCAAAATCATTATCGCAAAACCATCTCCGGATCTGCAATTTTGCAGGAAATATTTCGTACCCGCTTTATATCATTCATTATCCGTTTTTATGGATTTTCTTAAGTTATATCGAAAAAACAAAACCCAACATGGCCGAAATGCGAATTATTATTGGGGTAGGGGTGGTTTTGCTAATACTTTTAGCGCAAATTGTTTTAACCTTTGTTGATATCCCAATAAGGAAATACCTGAGCAAAAATGTGTTGATCAACAGTAAAGTAATGCATAATCCTAAACCTCACCCTGTGAACGTTTGA
- a CDS encoding outer membrane beta-barrel protein, whose protein sequence is MTDKKYRCKIITLVLFVIFSLCANAQQTKITVKLDKKPIVELFKQIQNQSGYAIVYSDEVVPDTMLISVNVNKLAVSELLDSILSSKNLFSQVLSESLIVIRSRTTEQQKPKADQWLISGRVINPDHQGVPFATVSLLETGILISGTIADEQGNFKFAHPIKKHQGLTLKLTSLGYEDLIVKFPLNESAAAIQHFGEIRLLPKSKNLQSVQVSGNQRVIEMNDGNIVFNVSKSISAQGTNALELLARAPGVSVGSDNSISLNGKAGASILIDGKMTYLSNGEVAELLKTMSSSNIRSIEIINSPGAKYDAAGTAGIINVKTLKSTVEGLNMSLTTGLNYGVYFRNSQDLSINFRKNRFNLYGTYSHFLGYYSYLYGGDRIQEGRFYNSFTDDVDKRNKIGSRLGADFVINKNSTVGVLLNGNFLFGGGITDTKTEIGLASTNLVEQTLTAINDYYAQGTQRYNLNANYKYEDTLGRVLNVDVDYGSFTKRAGNLQTNRYTLADETVLSNNLYRSLNGIDITLGAVKLDYNSNLWKGKLETGVKYSTVSSSNNSRFLEVQQAGEVLDPSRSNQFFFREKISSGYFNYKKQFGKWQLQGGLRMENSASTGKLEQISQISGNQQRIDRNYTNLFPFFSASLTASPANSFSISYSKRIDRPAYQSLNPFIYLLDELSFWQGNPFLKPQISHRGLIQYVHKSATIIGLSYTYTNDFSVEVTDTIGASKIVMIPRNIGNQQHIALTLTQSLKPFSWWELTFNGTLFGLKNNIDFGYGRKLDLRQIASRLSLQQTFKFPQGFVGEIMGFYNSKRLIGANQFFEPNSQLDLGLQRSFFQKNGTLRIVFSDVFKGSRANSFQSVGDFTIRNYSYFETRQLKLSFGYKFSSGNSKGPRTRTSALENESGRIK, encoded by the coding sequence ATGACAGATAAAAAATACCGCTGTAAAATTATTACGCTCGTACTGTTTGTTATTTTTAGTTTGTGCGCCAATGCCCAGCAGACAAAAATTACGGTAAAATTGGATAAAAAACCAATTGTAGAGCTATTTAAGCAGATTCAGAATCAAAGTGGGTACGCTATCGTATATAGCGATGAAGTGGTACCGGACACGATGTTGATCTCTGTAAATGTTAATAAACTGGCTGTAAGTGAATTGCTAGACAGTATACTCTCTTCGAAGAATCTGTTTTCTCAAGTCCTTTCAGAATCGTTGATTGTGATCCGCAGCCGGACAACGGAACAGCAGAAACCGAAAGCCGATCAATGGCTGATATCGGGTAGGGTTATTAATCCCGACCATCAGGGCGTTCCGTTTGCAACGGTTTCACTTCTCGAAACGGGAATCCTCATTAGTGGCACCATTGCGGATGAACAGGGAAATTTCAAATTTGCTCATCCAATAAAAAAACATCAGGGCCTTACGTTGAAGTTGACGTCTCTGGGTTATGAAGATCTGATTGTTAAATTTCCATTAAATGAAAGTGCAGCCGCAATTCAGCATTTTGGAGAGATCAGGCTCTTGCCCAAGTCGAAAAATTTGCAGTCGGTACAAGTGAGTGGTAACCAAAGGGTAATCGAAATGAACGATGGCAACATTGTATTTAATGTTTCGAAAAGCATCAGTGCGCAAGGTACAAATGCGCTCGAATTACTGGCACGGGCCCCGGGGGTGAGCGTAGGCAGCGATAATTCCATTTCGTTGAATGGCAAGGCTGGCGCATCGATTTTGATTGATGGGAAAATGACTTATCTATCGAATGGAGAAGTTGCCGAGTTACTTAAAACAATGTCGTCTTCCAATATCAGGTCGATTGAGATTATCAACAGTCCCGGAGCAAAATATGATGCCGCAGGTACCGCCGGAATTATCAATGTTAAAACCTTAAAATCAACTGTAGAAGGGTTGAACATGAGCCTCACCACGGGGTTAAATTATGGCGTTTACTTTAGAAACAGTCAGGATTTATCCATCAACTTTAGAAAAAACAGATTTAACCTTTACGGTACGTATAGTCATTTTTTGGGGTATTACTCCTATCTGTATGGAGGCGACAGGATTCAGGAGGGCAGGTTTTACAACAGTTTTACGGATGATGTGGATAAAAGAAATAAAATTGGATCGAGACTGGGAGCAGATTTTGTGATTAATAAAAACAGTACGGTTGGGGTATTACTGAATGGAAACTTTTTATTTGGAGGCGGAATAACGGATACAAAAACTGAAATTGGCTTGGCATCGACCAATTTGGTTGAACAAACTTTAACTGCAATAAACGACTATTATGCGCAGGGTACGCAGCGATATAATTTAAATGCAAATTATAAATATGAAGATACATTGGGCAGGGTGTTGAACGTTGATGTGGATTATGGCAGTTTTACGAAGCGGGCCGGCAACCTGCAAACGAATAGATATACTTTAGCTGATGAAACGGTATTGAGCAACAATCTTTATCGCTCGTTAAACGGAATAGATATTACTTTAGGCGCTGTTAAACTGGATTATAACAGTAACCTTTGGAAAGGAAAATTAGAAACGGGTGTAAAGTATTCAACGGTATCGTCATCGAACAACTCGAGGTTTCTCGAAGTTCAGCAGGCAGGTGAAGTGCTGGATCCTTCGAGGTCGAATCAGTTCTTTTTCAGGGAGAAGATCAGCAGCGGATATTTTAATTATAAAAAACAATTTGGCAAATGGCAGCTTCAAGGGGGACTGCGGATGGAAAATTCAGCATCTACGGGTAAGCTTGAACAAATTTCGCAGATTTCGGGCAATCAGCAACGGATCGACAGAAACTACACAAACCTTTTCCCTTTCTTCTCTGCCAGCTTAACGGCTTCGCCCGCAAATAGCTTTTCAATCAGCTATTCGAAAAGAATAGACCGGCCGGCCTATCAAAGCCTCAATCCTTTTATCTATTTGCTGGATGAACTATCTTTCTGGCAAGGAAATCCGTTCTTAAAGCCGCAGATCAGCCACCGTGGTTTGATACAGTATGTGCATAAAAGCGCAACCATTATTGGGCTAAGCTACACTTATACCAACGACTTTAGTGTAGAGGTAACGGATACGATCGGGGCTTCGAAGATTGTGATGATTCCAAGAAATATAGGTAACCAGCAACACATTGCATTAACTTTGACGCAATCGTTAAAACCTTTTAGTTGGTGGGAGCTCACATTTAACGGAACACTTTTCGGGCTGAAAAACAACATCGACTTTGGATATGGAAGAAAACTCGACCTGAGGCAAATTGCTTCACGACTGAGCCTGCAACAGACTTTCAAATTTCCGCAAGGCTTTGTTGGCGAAATTATGGGCTTTTATAACTCAAAAAGGCTCATCGGCGCAAACCAGTTTTTCGAACCCAACAGCCAGCTAGACCTGGGATTGCAGCGGAGTTTCTTTCAAAAAAATGGAACGTTGAGAATCGTTTTCAGCGACGTTTTTAAGGGAAGCCGGGCCAACTCGTTTCAAAGTGTGGGCGACTTTACCATTCGAAACTATAGTTATTTTGAAACGAGGCAATTGAAACTGAGCTTTGGTTATAAATTCTCGAGCGGAAACTCAAAAGGGCCAAGAACCCGAACCTCGGCTTTGGAAAATGAAAGCGGACGGATTAAATAG
- a CDS encoding outer membrane beta-barrel protein: protein MRKALLLLILVWIANVSVSAQEKPLTLALRNEPLKTLFKQIEKQCGYVFIYSDEIVQDTMKVSLNVKTTPTAAVLERIFKEKKLVFQMISDKLIAVGAEANNQLKTSITSQQGFNGTIADKNGAGIPFASITLMRSADIIEKVFSSDKGNYQLKHDFLPDYSYQILVSCVGYKPLEISFKQADTAVLKRLVMFEDAQHLQTVNISSNRPLIERKTDRYIVNVENGSLAQGLSAFEVLQKSPGIWVSQDGSIRIKGNQSVMVMINDVVQRMSQDDLAEYLKSLRSEDISKIEVISNPPAEFEAAGTGGIVHIILKKSRKDGMNGSLYGRYQKQGKESLWSGGGSVAYKVKKLYVAANGSYTKDRNSSFGEETVFYPDGSTFSNKTNRSNNISRHQYRVSAVYDISSKQSIAIQNTGSTNQLAQLFLTDIVYQTSVAQLGYARSDWDRKINFNSTTLNYTWKIDSLGSSLKFIGDYSENAKNEENKLSTSYTNPLKSMLSRTLTPSSTEIYAAQADYTKTWKNKIEFKGGVKYSAIERDNESISENDVQGIWVNNPSISNRFLYKEQLAMLYATLEKTIGPNSIKIGLRAEETISNGLSVTSADAFKRKYFGLFPSVYLMRTLNEDKGSSVFLNYSKRLQRPAFNDLNPYRLQVHDFMVLTGNPDLLPQYTHNIQAGYNFLRHYNVDVYYAATNNLIALLANTIENNVVEYKSFNFKNGREYGMNMNASHQLTKIWQSNTNLSVYRARASTNTLGNSKTTLAAKSMQTISFKKIPTLDVIAEYKSPSLSGNTRLGHMFYVDVMLSQKILKQKGVLRFYVSDVLNTVREKEFSINNGTIIDFYQKRQTRNFSLSFSYNFSLGKKFNQNNIEQSNKEENRRMGN, encoded by the coding sequence ATGAGGAAGGCACTCCTATTGCTGATTTTGGTGTGGATAGCAAATGTAAGCGTTTCTGCTCAGGAAAAACCGTTGACGCTGGCGCTACGGAACGAACCGCTTAAAACGTTGTTTAAGCAGATAGAAAAACAGTGTGGCTATGTTTTTATTTATAGTGATGAAATAGTACAGGATACGATGAAAGTTTCACTGAATGTAAAAACAACGCCGACCGCCGCTGTGCTTGAGCGCATTTTTAAAGAGAAGAAACTGGTTTTCCAAATGATTTCTGACAAACTCATTGCGGTGGGTGCTGAGGCAAATAATCAGCTCAAAACTAGCATCACTTCGCAACAGGGGTTTAATGGAACGATAGCTGACAAAAACGGGGCGGGCATTCCCTTCGCCTCCATTACCTTAATGCGCTCGGCCGATATTATTGAAAAGGTTTTTAGTAGCGATAAAGGGAATTATCAGCTCAAACATGATTTTCTGCCCGATTATAGCTATCAAATTTTGGTTTCTTGTGTCGGTTATAAGCCGCTTGAAATTTCATTTAAGCAGGCAGACACGGCTGTGTTGAAACGGTTGGTGATGTTTGAGGATGCACAGCATTTGCAAACGGTAAACATTAGCAGCAACCGGCCGCTTATCGAAAGAAAAACCGACAGATACATTGTTAACGTAGAAAACGGTTCGTTAGCGCAGGGATTATCGGCCTTTGAGGTGCTCCAAAAATCGCCCGGAATATGGGTTAGTCAGGATGGCAGTATCAGAATTAAGGGCAACCAGTCTGTAATGGTGATGATTAACGATGTGGTGCAGCGCATGTCGCAGGATGACCTTGCCGAATACCTCAAGTCGTTAAGGTCTGAAGATATCAGTAAAATAGAAGTCATTTCTAATCCGCCGGCAGAATTTGAGGCCGCAGGAACGGGTGGAATCGTGCATATCATCCTCAAGAAATCGCGGAAAGACGGAATGAATGGGTCGTTATACGGCAGATACCAAAAGCAGGGAAAAGAATCACTTTGGAGTGGCGGAGGATCTGTGGCCTACAAAGTGAAAAAACTTTATGTTGCTGCAAACGGTTCGTACACGAAAGACAGAAACTCATCGTTTGGCGAGGAAACAGTTTTTTACCCTGATGGTAGCACATTTAGCAATAAAACAAACCGCAGCAACAATATTTCGCGGCATCAGTATCGCGTGAGTGCGGTGTATGATATTTCTTCAAAACAATCAATCGCTATCCAAAATACGGGATCGACAAACCAACTTGCCCAGCTCTTTTTAACGGATATTGTGTACCAAACCAGTGTTGCGCAATTGGGTTATGCCCGTTCGGATTGGGACAGGAAGATCAATTTTAACAGTACAACGCTTAATTATACATGGAAGATAGACAGTTTGGGATCATCACTAAAATTTATTGGCGATTACTCTGAAAATGCTAAAAACGAGGAGAACAAACTTTCAACCAGCTACACTAACCCGTTAAAAAGCATGCTTTCGAGAACGCTGACACCAAGCAGTACGGAAATTTATGCGGCACAGGCAGATTACACCAAAACCTGGAAAAATAAAATCGAATTTAAAGGTGGCGTAAAATATAGCGCTATTGAAAGGGATAACGAGAGCATAAGCGAAAATGATGTTCAGGGCATTTGGGTAAATAATCCCTCCATTAGTAACCGGTTTTTGTATAAGGAACAGCTGGCCATGTTGTATGCCACGCTGGAAAAAACAATAGGCCCAAATAGCATAAAGATTGGCTTAAGGGCTGAGGAAACCATATCTAATGGCCTTTCGGTTACCTCGGCAGATGCATTTAAAAGAAAATACTTTGGCCTTTTTCCATCTGTATACCTCATGAGAACGTTAAATGAGGATAAAGGATCGTCTGTATTTCTCAATTATTCAAAAAGGCTTCAACGTCCGGCTTTTAACGACCTGAACCCTTACCGATTGCAGGTTCATGATTTTATGGTTTTAACGGGAAACCCTGATCTGCTTCCGCAATATACACACAACATACAGGCGGGCTACAACTTTTTACGCCATTACAATGTAGATGTTTACTACGCTGCAACCAATAACCTGATTGCCCTGCTGGCGAATACTATAGAGAACAATGTGGTTGAATATAAATCATTTAATTTTAAAAATGGCCGCGAATACGGTATGAACATGAACGCCTCACATCAGCTAACAAAAATTTGGCAGAGTAATACTAATCTTTCGGTTTACCGGGCACGGGCCTCTACCAATACTTTAGGAAATAGCAAAACTACGCTGGCGGCAAAATCTATGCAAACCATCAGCTTTAAGAAAATCCCAACGTTGGATGTAATTGCCGAATATAAATCGCCGTCGCTTTCGGGTAATACCCGCTTGGGCCATATGTTCTACGTTGATGTGATGCTTTCGCAAAAAATACTTAAGCAAAAAGGTGTGTTGCGCTTTTACGTTTCTGATGTACTTAATACGGTACGCGAGAAGGAATTTTCGATAAACAACGGTACAATTATCGATTTTTATCAAAAGCGGCAAACCCGCAACTTTAGCCTTTCTTTTAGTTATAATTTCAGCCTCGGCAAAAAATTCAATCAGAACAACATTGAGCAAAGCAATAAGGAAGAAAACAGGCGGATGGGCAACTAA
- a CDS encoding glycoside hydrolase family 2 protein, whose product MKKVSLVLSLLGLTLSLSAQQKTNGNWSAVKGKIASPWAEELNPKNVLPEYPRPQFQRKNNWKSLNGLWDYAIAEKSQRPAIDQGKILVPFAVESSLSGVGKTVGKDSLLWYKTAFTVPSNLKGKEILLHFGAVDWRTTVSLNGKVVGKHEGGFDPFSFNITPFLKKSGTQVLTVEVWDPTDDGTQPRGKQVKNPKGIWYTPVTGIWQTVWIEGVNKAHVDHIKMTPDIDSQSLEVIPFVENAGAGDQVKISAWDGSNKVAEEVSDGKSAVKLKINNQKLWSPTNPFLYNLKVELISKNKTVDEVTSYFAMRKTSIGKDTDGIERMLLNNEFVFQYGPLDQGWWPDGLYTAPTDKALKFDIDKTKEMGFNMIRKHIKVEPARWYYYCDLEGMLVWQDMPSGDLGNRWENRPGVLDRQTDQNRTPESEGYYKKEWNTIMETLHNYPSIVVWTPFNEAWGQFKTIEIAKWTKEKDPSRLVNTASGGNFFPVGDIIDLHNYPHPAMPSPEYFGKDYALVLGEFGGLGLPVDNHVWQQKNNWGYQSFKNKTDLYNKYAEFVTRLESLIKVGLSAAVYTQTTDVEVETNGLMTYDRKVLKFDETKMKEIHSKLYQVTVPLKK is encoded by the coding sequence ATGAAAAAAGTATCACTTGTTTTATCGCTTTTAGGATTAACACTTTCCCTATCTGCACAACAAAAAACAAATGGAAATTGGTCGGCAGTTAAAGGGAAAATAGCTTCGCCCTGGGCTGAGGAACTTAACCCTAAAAATGTGCTGCCAGAATATCCCCGTCCGCAATTTCAACGCAAAAACAATTGGAAAAGCTTAAACGGATTGTGGGATTATGCTATTGCCGAAAAATCGCAACGTCCCGCTATTGATCAGGGAAAAATATTGGTGCCATTTGCAGTAGAATCGTCGCTTTCTGGTGTAGGTAAAACCGTAGGAAAAGATAGTTTACTTTGGTATAAAACAGCGTTTACCGTTCCATCGAACTTAAAGGGCAAAGAAATACTTTTGCATTTTGGTGCAGTAGACTGGAGAACAACGGTAAGCCTGAACGGGAAAGTGGTTGGCAAACATGAGGGTGGTTTTGATCCATTTAGCTTTAATATTACCCCGTTTTTAAAGAAAAGTGGTACCCAGGTGCTAACTGTAGAAGTTTGGGATCCTACGGATGACGGAACGCAACCTCGGGGTAAACAAGTTAAAAACCCCAAAGGAATCTGGTATACACCAGTTACCGGAATTTGGCAAACGGTATGGATAGAGGGCGTGAACAAAGCACACGTTGATCATATTAAAATGACACCCGATATTGATAGCCAAAGCCTCGAAGTTATTCCCTTTGTTGAAAATGCAGGGGCTGGCGATCAGGTTAAAATTTCTGCCTGGGATGGAAGCAACAAAGTGGCTGAAGAGGTTTCTGATGGTAAATCGGCTGTTAAGCTAAAAATCAATAACCAAAAATTGTGGAGTCCAACCAATCCCTTTTTGTATAACCTCAAAGTAGAGTTGATCTCTAAAAACAAAACCGTTGATGAGGTAACAAGTTATTTCGCGATGCGCAAAACTTCTATCGGGAAAGATACCGACGGAATAGAACGCATGTTGTTGAATAACGAATTTGTTTTTCAGTACGGCCCGTTAGATCAGGGTTGGTGGCCAGATGGCTTATACACCGCCCCAACAGATAAGGCACTAAAATTTGACATCGATAAAACGAAGGAGATGGGCTTTAACATGATCAGAAAGCACATTAAAGTAGAGCCCGCCCGTTGGTATTACTATTGTGATTTAGAAGGTATGCTGGTTTGGCAAGATATGCCTAGTGGCGATTTAGGCAACAGATGGGAAAACCGTCCGGGTGTTTTAGATCGTCAAACTGATCAGAACCGGACACCAGAATCTGAAGGATATTATAAAAAAGAGTGGAATACCATTATGGAAACACTGCACAACTATCCTTCAATTGTAGTTTGGACGCCTTTTAACGAAGCCTGGGGCCAATTTAAAACGATAGAAATTGCAAAATGGACGAAAGAAAAAGATCCATCGCGACTGGTAAACACAGCGAGTGGAGGTAACTTTTTTCCCGTTGGCGATATCATCGATTTACACAATTACCCACATCCTGCCATGCCGAGTCCTGAGTATTTTGGAAAAGATTATGCCCTGGTTTTAGGCGAGTTTGGCGGCCTGGGATTACCCGTTGATAACCATGTTTGGCAACAGAAAAATAATTGGGGTTATCAGAGCTTTAAAAATAAAACCGATCTATATAATAAATACGCAGAATTTGTAACCCGGTTAGAATCGTTAATAAAAGTTGGATTATCAGCTGCAGTTTATACGCAAACTACTGATGTAGAGGTTGAAACAAATGGATTAATGACGTACGATAGAAAGGTGTTAAAGTTTGATGAAACAAAAATGAAAGAAATTCATAGCAAGCTTTATCAGGTTACAGTACCATTAAAAAAATAA
- a CDS encoding RNA polymerase sigma-70 factor produces MSEKELKILTLFKKIEQGNKSAFNELFGLYYHKLLCLAMQYVKNLESAEEITSELFVKLWLKRANLPRVSNPQIYLYTSIKNACLNLIRSEKRRKLIFSPWSTAKPSVEPAMVTDVSGLVDQELFRLLNEAVAGLPEQRRMIFIMIKEDGLKSKAVAEIMGVSIRTVENQLYKAVKSLADTLSTYLGYHPQAKKVRNTAAQRVLSFFL; encoded by the coding sequence ATGTCAGAGAAAGAACTGAAGATTTTAACATTATTTAAAAAAATTGAGCAGGGAAATAAATCTGCCTTCAACGAGCTCTTTGGCCTTTATTACCACAAACTGCTGTGCCTGGCGATGCAGTATGTTAAAAACTTAGAAAGTGCCGAAGAAATCACCTCCGAACTTTTTGTAAAACTCTGGTTAAAACGTGCCAATCTGCCCCGGGTAAGCAATCCGCAGATCTATTTATATACTTCCATAAAAAATGCCTGCCTTAATTTAATCCGCTCTGAAAAAAGGCGAAAACTGATTTTCAGCCCCTGGTCAACAGCAAAACCATCTGTTGAACCAGCGATGGTTACCGACGTTTCTGGCCTTGTCGATCAGGAATTATTCCGACTGCTTAACGAGGCAGTGGCGGGTCTTCCTGAACAACGCCGAATGATATTCATCATGATTAAAGAAGATGGATTAAAAAGCAAAGCCGTAGCCGAAATTATGGGCGTTTCGATCAGAACGGTAGAAAACCAGCTCTATAAAGCAGTAAAATCGCTTGCCGACACGCTAAGTACTTACCTGGGTTATCATCCCCAGGCAAAGAAAGTGCGAAACACAGCAGCGCAGCGGGTCCTCTCCTTTTTTTTATAG
- a CDS encoding FecR family protein yields MMNRQKFIKLFSKKLSGEIDADDRALLDTTISENEYYRDLSAHLDNYLTKQNTSYNSNGQQQLNQIWATIDANENDHFNGKHHYWPKFSRYSGFWLKGAAALIAISLIGLLLYKLINPQPLTDIEQLTTTNAKTFKVLNDGTKVWLNKHSTLSYNKAFGREAREITIEGEAFFDVVKNNRIPLFVHAGNIDIEVKGTAFNVRTEKNNHGIEVALVRGLIKVSNRKDKNSSLLLYPNQKVVYNGDKKDGQNKFGLEIVNESALLKETGWIADTLIFSKEKLKNLAVKMEKKYDVKINIQSEALKEKRFSGLFINETIEQALTSLKLSYPLTYTINKRLVVIKEQE; encoded by the coding sequence ATGATGAACAGACAAAAATTCATTAAGTTATTCTCGAAAAAGCTTTCTGGTGAAATTGATGCCGACGATAGGGCACTGCTGGACACAACGATCAGTGAAAACGAATACTACCGGGATTTATCAGCTCACCTCGACAATTATTTAACAAAGCAAAACACCTCGTATAATTCGAATGGCCAACAGCAACTGAATCAAATTTGGGCCACGATTGATGCCAACGAGAACGACCATTTTAACGGTAAACACCATTATTGGCCTAAATTTTCTCGCTATTCGGGGTTCTGGCTTAAGGGTGCTGCTGCTTTAATTGCCATTTCGTTAATTGGTTTGCTGCTTTACAAACTCATAAACCCACAACCGTTAACTGATATTGAACAGCTGACGACTACAAATGCAAAAACTTTTAAAGTGCTTAACGACGGCACCAAAGTATGGCTAAATAAACATTCGACCTTAAGCTACAACAAAGCATTTGGAAGGGAAGCGAGGGAAATTACAATTGAAGGGGAAGCCTTTTTTGATGTTGTAAAAAATAACCGCATCCCTCTTTTTGTGCACGCCGGCAATATCGATATCGAAGTAAAGGGAACGGCATTTAACGTAAGAACGGAAAAGAACAACCACGGTATTGAAGTAGCACTGGTAAGGGGATTGATTAAAGTGAGCAACAGAAAGGATAAAAACAGCAGCCTGTTGCTATACCCCAACCAAAAGGTGGTGTACAATGGTGATAAAAAGGATGGTCAAAATAAATTCGGACTGGAGATTGTAAATGAATCGGCACTGCTAAAAGAGACGGGATGGATAGCGGACACACTTATTTTCAGCAAGGAAAAACTTAAGAATCTGGCAGTTAAAATGGAGAAAAAGTACGATGTAAAGATCAATATCCAAAGTGAAGCATTAAAAGAGAAACGCTTTAGTGGGCTATTTATAAATGAAACGATCGAACAGGCATTAACCTCGCTTAAATTATCTTATCCGTTAACCTATACAATCAATAAGCGGTTGGTAGTTATTAAGGAGCAAGAATGA